In Syntrophorhabdales bacterium, the following are encoded in one genomic region:
- a CDS encoding TAXI family TRAP transporter solute-binding subunit, whose product MKWRNSLIMVYFACVLTVCSMPSAGRAAAELIPLYTPPAGGTAYVLGAGIVTVTNKYTQDTQVVHEAATGTMEMVRRMMQREAMKKPALAVFGTPDGWKAYKGEAEYTGKPFTTLRAIVFINASDQYLITLASSGIKSFYDVKGKRIGIGGPGSTVANSAMLFLEQFGIRKQDFKPYFYNYKEVVEGLQDGSLDGGFVGGGYPIASYSELAARQNARIVPVDEKILDKVVAEHPYYYKTVVKAKSYRGLEQDTPIYGFATALWAHSGMSTEYVYALLKNLFDHKADYYAIHTSAKDMTLENALKGIPVPLHPGAEKYYREVGILKK is encoded by the coding sequence ATGAAATGGCGCAACAGCTTGATCATGGTCTATTTCGCCTGTGTGCTGACAGTATGTAGCATGCCGTCCGCCGGCAGAGCAGCAGCCGAGCTTATACCCCTCTACACGCCTCCGGCGGGAGGCACCGCCTACGTGCTCGGCGCGGGCATCGTCACGGTTACGAACAAATATACGCAGGATACTCAGGTAGTGCACGAGGCGGCCACCGGGACGATGGAGATGGTGAGGCGCATGATGCAACGCGAGGCAATGAAGAAACCTGCGCTCGCAGTATTCGGAACGCCTGACGGCTGGAAGGCTTATAAGGGCGAGGCGGAGTACACAGGAAAACCTTTCACTACGTTGAGGGCTATTGTCTTCATCAATGCGTCTGATCAGTATCTGATCACGCTGGCATCATCCGGGATCAAGTCATTTTACGACGTCAAAGGCAAGCGCATAGGCATTGGAGGTCCGGGCAGTACTGTGGCTAACAGCGCCATGCTTTTTCTCGAACAGTTCGGCATAAGGAAGCAGGATTTCAAACCCTACTTCTATAATTACAAGGAAGTGGTGGAAGGCTTGCAGGATGGGAGCCTCGACGGTGGCTTCGTGGGCGGAGGCTACCCTATAGCCTCTTACAGCGAGCTTGCCGCACGCCAGAACGCAAGGATCGTTCCGGTGGATGAGAAGATTCTCGACAAGGTAGTTGCGGAACACCCGTACTATTACAAGACAGTCGTCAAAGCCAAATCGTACAGGGGCCTCGAACAGGACACGCCCATTTATGGCTTCGCAACCGCACTCTGGGCGCATTCCGGTATGAGCACCGAGTACGTCTACGCGCTCTTGAAAAACCTTTTTGACCACAAGGCCGATTATTACGCAATACATACGTCCGCAAAGGATATGACCCTCGAAAACGCACTGAAGGGTATCCCGGTGCCTCTTCATCCGGGCGCGGAGAAATACTACAGGGAAGTCGGAATACTAAAAAAATAG
- a CDS encoding TAXI family TRAP transporter solute-binding subunit, with protein sequence MKRVRFVLGILCMLAAVTIPFPGPAQAQELISFITPPAGGGAYITGAGIVTVTNKYLTDLKLVHEAASGTMDIVRRMMQKESQKKDVFGIFGAVDAWRAYKGEGEYAGKPFTTIRGVVFNMGTDLYFVVPANSPIKSYADAKGKRIAMGGPGSTVANTAHFLLEQHGVQKKDFKPYYFTYKETVEGFQDGSLDGGFLAGGYPIASYSELASRNAVRIVPVEDKMLKKITTEHAYYYATVVKAGSYKGLDKDTPILGFATAVWTHAGVSNDTVYKIVKNLFDHRQDYYQIHVATKDMQPETATKGITVPLHPGAEKYFKEQGWLKK encoded by the coding sequence ATGAAGAGGGTAAGATTTGTCCTGGGCATTCTATGTATGCTCGCAGCAGTAACCATTCCTTTTCCCGGCCCGGCGCAGGCTCAAGAGTTGATCTCGTTCATCACGCCGCCGGCCGGAGGCGGCGCCTACATAACCGGTGCGGGCATCGTGACGGTGACCAACAAGTACCTCACTGACCTGAAGCTGGTGCATGAGGCAGCATCAGGCACCATGGATATCGTGCGGCGCATGATGCAAAAGGAGAGCCAGAAAAAGGATGTCTTCGGTATATTCGGCGCCGTCGATGCGTGGCGCGCCTACAAGGGCGAAGGAGAATACGCAGGCAAGCCTTTCACCACCATACGGGGCGTTGTCTTTAACATGGGCACAGACCTTTACTTCGTCGTCCCTGCGAATTCCCCTATCAAATCCTATGCCGATGCGAAAGGTAAACGCATTGCCATGGGCGGCCCTGGAAGCACCGTGGCCAACACCGCTCATTTCCTCCTGGAACAGCACGGAGTTCAGAAAAAGGATTTCAAACCTTACTACTTCACCTACAAGGAGACAGTGGAAGGTTTTCAGGACGGGAGCCTCGACGGAGGCTTTCTTGCGGGCGGCTACCCAATCGCATCATACAGTGAACTGGCGTCACGGAACGCTGTGAGAATCGTTCCTGTTGAAGATAAGATGCTTAAGAAGATCACTACCGAGCACGCCTATTACTACGCCACGGTCGTTAAGGCTGGTTCCTACAAGGGTCTTGACAAAGACACACCGATCCTCGGTTTTGCAACTGCGGTCTGGACACACGCAGGTGTGAGCAACGACACCGTCTATAAAATTGTAAAAAATCTCTTCGATCACCGGCAGGACTACTACCAGATCCACGTGGCAACTAAAGACATGCAGCCTGAAACAGCGACCAAAGGTATTACTGTTCCTCTTCATCCGGGGGCTGAGAAATATTTCAAGGAACAAGGGTGGCTCAAAAAGTGA
- a CDS encoding FCD domain-containing protein, whose protein sequence is MNHEREAGRMAGLQEAGQAANVFQPIKQKRAFDEVSGEIKRLIFKGVLKPGDRLPSETDLASRFKVGRQTIREALRLLELSGFIRMQKGGVGGPVVVDTILNTISNSFLDAFQMGRITIDELTLARLAIEKMVLESLMENKPDQADIEALRENVSQARARMDSGTQAYEENTQFHKLLARASKNHLFIILVESIMTVVAHFRSILDADPELTSRTINAHEQIIDALLKHNRKKALVVLETHLLGIGDRFKELADGTKRGAESG, encoded by the coding sequence GTGAACCATGAGCGCGAAGCAGGCCGGATGGCAGGCCTGCAGGAAGCAGGACAGGCAGCAAACGTCTTCCAGCCTATCAAGCAGAAAAGGGCTTTCGACGAGGTCTCCGGCGAAATCAAGCGCCTCATATTCAAAGGCGTTCTGAAACCAGGCGACAGGCTGCCGTCGGAGACCGATCTGGCAAGCCGCTTCAAGGTGGGCCGCCAGACAATCCGCGAAGCGCTGCGGCTGCTTGAACTTTCAGGTTTTATCCGTATGCAGAAAGGTGGCGTCGGCGGACCTGTTGTCGTGGACACCATTTTGAACACGATCAGTAATTCCTTTCTCGACGCATTCCAGATGGGACGTATTACGATTGATGAACTGACCCTTGCCCGCCTCGCAATCGAAAAAATGGTGCTGGAAAGCCTCATGGAAAATAAACCGGATCAAGCGGATATAGAAGCCCTCAGGGAGAACGTCTCACAGGCCAGAGCAAGAATGGACAGCGGCACGCAGGCGTACGAGGAGAACACGCAATTCCATAAGCTGCTTGCGAGGGCCTCAAAGAATCATCTGTTCATCATTCTCGTCGAATCAATCATGACAGTGGTCGCCCATTTCCGCAGTATTCTCGACGCAGACCCGGAACTGACATCAAGAACCATCAATGCTCACGAACAAATTATCGACGCCCTGCTGAAGCACAACCGAAAGAAGGCACTGGTGGTGCTGGAAACACATCTTTTGGGGATAGGGGACCGTTTTAAGGAACTTGCCGACGGTACCAAAAGGGGTGCTGAAAGTGGCTGA
- a CDS encoding ferredoxin family protein: MPPVIDLKKCKGCGTCDLHCPLDVILFNKKTKTPIVKYPDECWHCGSCRLDCPVKAITIKFGPEMLYV; encoded by the coding sequence ATGCCACCTGTGATTGATCTAAAAAAGTGCAAAGGCTGTGGCACGTGTGATTTACACTGCCCTCTGGATGTCATCCTGTTCAACAAGAAAACGAAGACGCCGATTGTCAAGTATCCGGATGAGTGCTGGCACTGCGGCTCCTGCCGGCTCGATTGCCCGGTTAAAGCGATAACAATCAAGTTCGGACCTGAGATGCTCTACGTGTAG